Within the Pseudomonas sp. SL4(2022) genome, the region CTCGGTCATTTTCTTGGCAAGCATGCCGCGTAACCAAGCATCATTACAGGCCGAATTGTGTGACAGCGTAAGGTGCAGGCCTTCACTGGATATAGGCGGATCAAGGACCAACAGATCATCCTGAATAGCCAATGACTCTGCTACAGCCTGGCCTGGGTAACGCTCATAAAGCACATAGTCAGTACGCCCGAGAAGTAGCTTCTGGAAAGCCTGGGTCAAGCTGGATACACCTTCCAGGCTCAGATTGTCTTTTGCATAGGTATCAAAATGCTGACCAAAACTGTTGTTGAGCAGCGTATCACCCAAGCGGCTACGCAGATCCTCCCAGCCAGCATAGGGAAACTCTGCACCACGGTGCACCCACACCACACTGGGTGTGTTTAAAAACGGTGGATGCACATAGTCCATACTCTCTAAGCGGGCCAAAGTCAGGAATGCACCAGCAATCAAGTCCACACGCCCGGTTCTGACTTCATCCTGTGCCCGCGACCACGGTCCGGTATAGATGATGTCCACCCCCACCCCCAACTCTTGGGCAAGGTGTTTAAGCAAGTCGGCATTGGCACCGATCAGCTGCTGAGGATTTTGCGGATCACGCCACAGATAGGGCGGATACTCAGGATTTCCGGTCGCAACCAAACGCTCACACTTGCCTGCAGCCGCTGCAAAAACGGGCAACAGCAGACCAAGCAGCAATAGAAATGATTTAACAAAGCC harbors:
- a CDS encoding substrate-binding periplasmic protein, encoding MFERGFVKSFLLLLGLLLPVFAAAAGKCERLVATGNPEYPPYLWRDPQNPQQLIGANADLLKHLAQELGVGVDIIYTGPWSRAQDEVRTGRVDLIAGAFLTLARLESMDYVHPPFLNTPSVVWVHRGAEFPYAGWEDLRSRLGDTLLNNSFGQHFDTYAKDNLSLEGVSSLTQAFQKLLLGRTDYVLYERYPGQAVAESLAIQDDLLVLDPPISSEGLHLTLSHNSACNDAWLRGMLAKKMTEAVAAGLPEVLLQRNLQRWKEQQLSPAYATQEE